The Anopheles gambiae chromosome 2, idAnoGambNW_F1_1, whole genome shotgun sequence genomic sequence CTTTCAACGTCGAAAAGCCGGCAAGGCTACAAGAACCGAGCAATTCCGCCATCGTTCGAGCGGTGAAcgataaattgaaatgtacgACCGATTCGGCCCTTATCGCCGACGCTGTCAACGTATCAAATCATTTTACGATGAAACAGTTCGTCGGTCAGTGCTGGATGGATGCATTCGAAGCACTGCAAGCATCGCCCAATCCTTATGAAATCCCATCCCCGATGAAATATGATGGCAGTCGGCAAAGTAAGCCGAGCAGCCGTGTCGGTACGTGCTATTTTAGAACGAATCTCATGAATGATGTGTCTTCCTGTTCCGGTGTGCAGGTCTCGACGTCAACGAAATGATCACTCAAATCTGAATCGTTCGCACTGTGGAAAGCCATGCCGGTTGCGCGGTCTGCGAATCCTGCACCAAACGAAGGCAATTTATTAAGTAAGGAAAATGCACTCCCTGTTTTGCCTGCCCTTCCACATTCTCTTTCCGTCTTACTGACTTCCACTGCAGTGCAGATACAGTTCATGACAatcttttgcaaaaaaaaaaaaatggtttcttCAATTtgaagatggcaacaaatggATCCAATATCTTCCAGCTAAGTTATATTCCATTGTGTTATGCCATCGCCGATCATACGCAAGACATACCTTGGCTAGACGTAACTTGTGAGGCTTATTTGAatgtataaatattttttctctACATTACAACACTAAACATCACTGATTTTACATTTCGACATTATATGATGTAGCATGAAAAAGCATCGTTGATAAAGATGGACTGTAACAGCAtaagacttttttttcttcatcttgtTCGGCAGTTTAAGAATGTATAACTCCGACCAGATGCGAGTCATTCAAATTGAAGCATTGCTGGTATCCTTCTAGCACGAACGAAAGCGTAGATCGTGggagaaattaattaatggaACATTTCAAGTCGTAAAGTAAATATGCTGCAGGTTGGTCGctccaaacgcacacactttttaacacacatacactcacactcaGACACTGTTTCTTTATGCTCACTTCGTCAAAGACGTGATAGTACTGAAATTCTGCAGccatttcctttcttcttcaattAAACGCCACTCCAACTTTTGCTCCAGTGGAAGTCCGGTAAAGGTGTGCTTCAAATAAATCGATGTTAAGGAAATTAAACTACACTTTGTTGTCTGATCTATTTCATACAATTATTCGCTCGCTCTAGCTGCATCCCATGGGTAAAGAGAGATGCCCAATCGAACAACATGAAATGAGCCAAGAATGCAATTAAAAGTTATCCCGCGGTTCTTTTCTTCCAGTACGCTCTATCGCGctcacaaataaataaaattggaatGCGTTTCACGCTGTTTGCAGAGCAACTTAACTTAACAGTGAGAAACACGATACAGACTATCGCCATCTTCCCAGAACACTGATCACATGAAAACTGCTAAGATTTACACAATTAACAGCGtttttggaataaaaaaatcctatcaatACATTCTTTGTACAAAAACAGATTAAAAATGAAGGCTGGAATGTATTTTTAGGTGTGTTGAGTTTTAAATGAAAAGCACTGTTAATTCTGCTCATGAGAGTACTAGCAACCATTTTACTAATTGTTGATAAAAATCAACGGTTCATTTAATCTAATACGATAGACGGTCAAATAGAGGGCGACATAGACGTAAAGAATAGGGACAATCACTGTCAAAAAAATCGAGAAAGTGAGAGATTATAAAAGAATCTAGCGCAGAAGTAGTGGCTCTTTTGTTACGCGCTCAGTTCGTATTTAATAAAGTATTTTTAACCTATAGCAAAAGCATGTGTTAAACGAATTTCAACAAAGTTTTCCGGTTTTCAACATCGGACTTGGATTGAGATAAGGTATAATGTTGCATCActtttttacaaaacattgAAGCTACTTGTACAATCTTCGGGACTCCATTTACCGACTGCATTCCGTTAGATTTGCCACCACACATCTTACATACATCTTAATCATACCGTCGGATGGATTATGCATCTGTTGAATTCTAATTATGGTCATTTCAAGGAGTTTATTTCCTTtgaatattaatttatttttatgtttgcaaTGAAACCGTGTGATATATTTGTTTAGAAACAGACAAAAACGGCAAAAGAAAGGCCCTcatattttgattttgttttgaacATAAAAATTTGTTACGATTTCAGTTACCAccgagtgaagtgattgtctAAAAATAGACGCATTGTAAAACCGTAGTCTTATAAATTCGAATTTTAAAGATTAAAAGCACTGTAAGTGTAATAATCCTATGTAGCTAAGGCCAATACAGCTAGCTGAACAGCTTTTCATCGAAGATTGCACCCAATCTTTAAAAGATTTCGTTTCATCTGATTCAGCTGTCGCATGTCTCATTCTCGCATGTCTCATCggtgtacagtctgttcccgagtttcGCGGTACTTAATATACGCAGATTCAGAGATATGCGATGTTCTAAATTTGCTATTTTATGTgacaaatcagtacaatttgttgcaatatttgtcaaatgcaaaataaattgctctTTTTGTCGAAATTTTTAAACCGCATAAATATTGTAATTTTCTACATTAATGGTAGTACATAAATGGTAGAGTGTATAGAAGTACTAAATTGtatcaaaataatttgaaaatcgTGATATTCAACTTACGCGGATATCTGTGGAATGCATAAACCGCGTATCACGGGCACAGACCGTATATTAACACATTAAAAATACtattttgataatttataaaacatttacATGCTAAGTTTTAACAACGTTCATGAGACAAAATGAACATGATTGAACCAAATATTACCATTTGATCTTAAATGTATACTGACTACTTCAGCTACTTCACAAACTAACATGGAATTATACAAGTACAAACACGATCATATGATAATGATAATTGAAAGATTAATTTGTAGCAGATAATCTGTATCCTTCAGCTTTTACCTTTTCGTGATGAACAAAATTGTGCAGTTTGTTATCCAAGATACGGTTAAATGTTAAACCCCCCATCAATTCATATGATAAATACCAAGAGCCACTTACCTACTACCGTTAACACATTTGTTGCAACGCCCGTGTAGAATGAAGGTGCATCCGCTGTAACTTCGCAGGTGAAATTACCCGATAAATTAAACCCCACATTTCGTAACGTTACGTGTGTTGCATTCGATACGGTCAtctatgaagaaaaaaaagacaaaaaacgaaatttAAGACATTTATCGATAAGCAACGACGAAATATCAAACATTTTAGATATTTGAGTTCAATATTATACTGGGGTGCACTTTTCTTACACAGATACCATCATTCTATCTAAACCCATCTTAAACATGTAGATAAGAGCACACGATCTTATCTTTCGATGGATCGGATTAGACTCAATTAGTTGCGGACGAGACGGAAATTGGCTAACGCACCCGCAGTCACAAAGACCCGGTGTCAAGAAGTTTGTGTCAGTTACGCCGTGATTGTGGTATCGTAATAATGGGTCTCATTTATGTGCTGTTGGTCATTACGGTTTCTGTGCATATCACGGTGGATGGTGTGATCGCCAACCCATTGTCTAACTTTGTAACGGTCCCTAATTTGGGGCCAACCCATCCGATGGATAACCCTGACtgggtacccccaacagctCCCACCAGAGAAAAGGACCGCGAATATTGGTTGACCAGTGGACAGGCCCGACTACGGCGTCAACTGGAACTGAACGAGCAAAACATAAACGTGGCCAAAAACGTTATCATCTTTCTCGGCGATGGATTGTCAATACCAACACTCGCTGCCACCCGCATGTACATGGGGGGCGAGGAACTGGAACTTTCGTTCGAAACCTTTCCCCACACGGGACTCGCGAAGACATACTGCATTAACTACCAGGTATCGGATTCTGCTTGTACGGCCGCCGCCATCCTGACGGGAGTGAAGAACAATTATGGCACTATCGGGGTCAGTGGTCATGTGCCGCTAAGAAACTGTCCACTCAGCTTGCAGGAGTCGAACCGTTTGACATCGATACTGAAGTACGCCCAGGAGGATGGTCGCTCGACGGGGATcgtcacaaacacacgcatcaCCCATGCAACGCCGGCCGTTGCGTACGCCGTCTCCGGGGCGCGATACTGGGAAGATGATACGGAATTACCCCCGGGCTGTGTAGACATTGCAACGCAATTGGTTCACGGCGACATCGGGACGAACCTTACTGTAGCCCTTGGAGGTGGATCAAGACATTTCTATCCAACCGGAACGTTGGACCGAAATGGCGAACCGGGAAGACGCACTGATGGTCGCAATCTCGTCGATGAGTGGATCAACGATGCAGTCGCTCGTGAGTTGCGGGCTCAGTTTGTTCACGACCGGGTAAGTGCACGGGCCCATGAGAATAACTGCAAAATTGATCACCTCATCGGAATGTTCCTCAGACTGGACTCATGGCTATCCAACCCGAGCTGGTGGATCGATTGTTCGGTTTGTTTAGCGGAAACCACATGTCTTATAGGATGTTAGCAGATGCGCAACGTGAACCATCGCTGCAGGAAATGACAATTAAAGCTTTGGAAATTCTCCGACGCAATGACCGTGGATACGTACTACTAGTAGAAGGTATGTACAGCCAGTCGATTCTCATTGccaaaacattatttaaagcatttttagAAGTAACATAATGTTAAACTGCCAACTGCCTCTTGATCCCtaataaaacaacaatatttGATAGAATTTCTCATATCTTTTATGATAAAACGGTTGTTCCCGAGATGCACTATTTAAGCGTCGAATTTCCACATAAGTCGAATTTGTCggttttcatacaaaaaaaaaacttcttcaaaaaaacattcttcttctttttgcacaacaattgttttcggtcaaggcctgtctgtacctcTTGTGGGCTTGACTTTCAGTGGACTTATTGATTTATCCATACCAAAATATTCAGTCCTACGTCCTACGACCGTGCCTACGGTCCACTTGAGACTTGAACccttgacgggcatgttgtttagtcgtgcgagttgacgactggaACCGGCCAAAAACCAAGGCGGCATACAGTGCAGAGCTTTAAAACCTTTTACAACATTCATACTAAATAGTCGTAGCCCTGTTTGACATTACATTTTGCATCTAGAACAGCCAATTTCCTTGATGGCCTACGCTTATCCGAGAATTTGGCTTTCAACCATTTGAACATTTCCATTCGGCCGCGTTGCTCAACATCCTCATGGCGCTTCATTTCCGTCTCGCCCATTTACGTGCTCAACTGGTTCCCATCACTCACAGTGGAGAACGATGACGTGTTGACGTGATTGATGCAGAATTCATCCCTAACTAGTTCCCACACAAATCCTCACCACATCAACTTCTACAAAATCCACCCTTTCTTGTAAACGAGGTTCGCAATGGTGCAGTgattcaatttttcaaaccaCCAGCGTCATGTACCACCAGCGTCGTCAGTACGTGCTGCAGGAAGTTAGTACTGTGGTATTGTTTTAGAAGTGATATCACGTCAGTTGCGTCAAAGTCCTAACGTTTCGATCGCTCATTGTAGTGCTTCACTTGCTACCAGCAGATAATATGCTTGTTCATAGTTCTTGGGGTTACCGATTCTTTgcctttttgcctttttttcctcgGATAATAGGTGGACGAATTGATCACGCTCATCATGATAATTTGGCAAAGCTAGCATTGGATGAGACAGTAGAGCTACATCGGGCCGTCGAGAGTGCTGTTCGACAGCTGGATGAAAGCGTCCAGGAAACACTGGTACTGGTGACAGCCGATCACTCGCATACATTCACGATCGGAGGATATCCGGTGAGGGGTAACGATATCCTCTCGACCGGAGATTTTTCGCGCTTCGACCGGATGCCGTTCTTCACGCTAGCTTACGCGAACGGACCAAGTTATGCGGATCATTTCTATGAAAATGGGGGCCGCAGGAATCCCGACGACATGCGAGACCGATTCCACGACCCCGACTTTACATATCCGGCTGCTGTTCCCT encodes the following:
- the LOC1268988 gene encoding alkaline phosphatase — protein: MGLIYVLLVITVSVHITVDGVIANPLSNFVTVPNLGPTHPMDNPDWVPPTAPTREKDREYWLTSGQARLRRQLELNEQNINVAKNVIIFLGDGLSIPTLAATRMYMGGEELELSFETFPHTGLAKTYCINYQVSDSACTAAAILTGVKNNYGTIGVSGHVPLRNCPLSLQESNRLTSILKYAQEDGRSTGIVTNTRITHATPAVAYAVSGARYWEDDTELPPGCVDIATQLVHGDIGTNLTVALGGGSRHFYPTGTLDRNGEPGRRTDGRNLVDEWINDAVARELRAQFVHDRTGLMAIQPELVDRLFGLFSGNHMSYRMLADAQREPSLQEMTIKALEILRRNDRGYVLLVEGGRIDHAHHDNLAKLALDETVELHRAVESAVRQLDESVQETLVLVTADHSHTFTIGGYPVRGNDILSTGDFSRFDRMPFFTLAYANGPSYADHFYENGGRRNPDDMRDRFHDPDFTYPAAVPYEDETHGGDDVAVFAKGPWAHIFSGLYEQHVIGHGLLFAACLGPDTFHQSDACRERLRGGTATPIRGLAQLLAMLMVIVYIRTKTLLLV